The sequence below is a genomic window from Phormidium ambiguum IAM M-71.
GCAATTCTGATTGGTTCATTTTGCGAGTTCACTTGAAAGGTTTTTTGAATAAACTGAGTTAGTTGTAAGTAATCTGTTTGCGTAACTTCCACACATTTGGTTTCTTGATTTTGGGGAATTTCAGAAAATCCTTGGACAAGGATTGTGGAAGGAGTAGGTAAAAATAGCGCTTTGAAAGCAGTGATAAGATTTAATTCTGCCAAAGTGGGAGTTTGAATATAAAAATCTCTGTCTCCCCAACCAAAAGTGAGATGTTTATAATTACCTTTATCATCTTTACCTATAGTAGAAATATTAATAAATTTACCCCAATCAACTATATTATTATTAGCAAGAAGGACAATATTTATGTGCATTCCATCATCAATGATGCAGACCGGGAATTGGCATTTTTCATTAGTAGTATGACAATTAACTACCGGAGTAAAATAGCCAATAAGTAACAAAATAACCAAGGAAATTTGACATATTATAAAATAGTAGAAAACTTTTTTAAGTATAGGTTTTTGAATTGTTGCGTTTAATTTAATTAGGAAGTTTTTATTAAATATAGACATGGCTATTTAAGGTTGGCTTAAACTAAGGTATTAACTACTGTTCAGAGTACAGTAAAATTCAAGTATATTTTAAGTATAATTTCTGGCAATGCTATTTATTAACTTAGGGGGTAAGTTATGAATACACAAAGATCAATGATTAAGCTCAGTCAACTAATGAATTTGTTAGTGTTAGATCGGCGCACGGCGGAAGAGTTAGGACGGGTAGAGCAGTTATGGTTAAATGTCCAAACTCATCAAGTAATTGGTTTAACTTGTAAGTCTGGGATTTTGGGTAGTAATAAACAAGGAGTAATTTGGCAACAAATTGAATCTTTTGGCGAACATAGTATTGTGGTTAATATTAATCGTGATGAATTTTCTAATCCAGAAAAACCTGATGAAGTATATTCTTTAATTGGGCATGAAGTGTGGACGGATACTGGTAGTAAGGTTGGTAAGTTAGTAGATTATTTAATTGTCCCTGAAACTGGTGCTATAGTTAATTATTTGTTTAGTTCTAGCGGTTGGAAGGGAATTTTAAATGGTCTGTACATTTTACCAATTTCTAAAATTCAAAGTATTGGTAGTAAGCGGTTGATTGTGGAGGAAGCAACTTTTCAAGAACCACAATTTTATTCTGAGGGGTTGAATCAAAAAGTAGGGCAGTTTAAAGAGTTGTTAAAGACCGATTTAGAGGAGACTAAGCGCCATTTAGATTCCCTAGCAAAAGGGGCGCAGAGTATTGCAGAACAAGCAAAAGATAAGGCGAAAGAGTTAGGCGATCGCGCAAAGGAACAAATTTCAGAAAGTCAAGTAAAATCCGAAAATCCATCTTTACCGGAAGCGCCTGAAATTATTGAAATTAAGGCTGAATTGGTAAGGGAAGATTCAGAAGAAAAGGGAAAAGGTTGAGTTGGGAAGTTGGGGGAAGTGCGTTGGTGTACCCTGCGTGTGGCGGGTATTGCTTTTTTTTACCACAGATATCCACAGATGAACACGGATGTAGTGGGGAATTTTTTGTGGGGTGCGATCGCAACTTCTACTAAGCCTCAAAATTTTTCAATGTTGACTCATTTAATCACGGAGCAATTTTTAGGACTTTGGTAATAGTGGCGATCGGAATAAAAAGTGAAAGTTCATTATCTTCAAGCGGGATAAAGCCGTATTTTAAATAAAACTCTTTTGCTGGCTGATTTTTAGCATCGACTATGACGGCAAATATTCCCACTTCAGAAGAGAGGCGAACTGCTTTACGAAAGCACTCAATTAGAAGTTCTCCGCCTAGTCCTTTACCCTGCATTGTAACAGCTACAGCCAGTCTAGTTAGGCGCATCGATGGGACAGGATAGCGGGGTATTCCTCGCTGATAATTTGCAGGTAGAGACTCTCGTTTAATTTCAGCCATACCTACAGAGTAATAGCCAGCTACATCCTTGTTTTCACCTTCAGAAATTGCCACAAAGGTTTTAGCAATTCCTCTTCTATCATTTTGCCTTGCATACTTTTTCAGATACTCATTTAACTCTGGTACACCGCAGTCAAAATTGTCTCTGTTAACTGTGTCATCATCTATAGAGCAAAAAATCCATTCCATTGTTTACCAATTGCCATATTTTTCCTGATGTTTTTTAATCGCTGCTTTCAGTACTTCGTTAGGTTCAGGTGGATTTTCCAAAGCTGAGGTAAAGATTTCCCAGTCTTTTTCGGAAAGTACGATCGCTTCTGGTTGTAAGGGTATTTCTTCTGCTAATTGCAATGCTGCTGCTAACAAATATTCGTTGAGAGTTTGAGAGCTAATAGCAGCGGCTTTTTCTAAGGTTTCTTTTTGTTCTTGAGTTAGGGTTATTTCAATTGTGGTTGTTTGGTTGTTTTGGATGGGAGTTGACACAGCTACATCCTCTAATAATAACTAACGTTTTCTACAATTTCCATTCTTACAAGTGAGTAATAATTTCGTTTTTTTTACTCAGTTATTAGTTTAAAACTCTGGTTCTTCTTCATTATTTTCATTATTTATTGTTCTGGATATTGATGCTCGTGATTTTGCAAAAGAAGCTTTGACCTTATTGCGCTCTGCTTCTAAATTGATATCGTATTCTGGATCTTTCCAACATTTCCTGGGTGTCAGTTCATAAATGTCTGTTTTACCCTTACGAACTGTTTTTTGCACTAATCCTAATTTTTCTAGAGTTTTAAGAGCATATTGAGCCTTTCGGACGCTCATTTTACAAATTTTTGCAGTTGTTTCCAGACTAGCGAAACATTCTCCTCTACGAGCTATGTGTGCATACAGTCTGAACTCGTAGGGACTCAGACCATAAAGATCAAGGTCTGCGTGGACACGAATCATTTGGCTGGAACGATTTTGTACTGTATTCATAGGCCGATTTGTTGAATTTGATTATATGACAATCTTTGACCTGCACTTCATGCAGATAAAGTAACTTAAGGTTAATATTATTCATATAATAATATATCTAAGTTTTATTATTGTAATACTTTATATGCACCAAAAACAGGACTTGTCAGCATATCTTGCAGCCCCCTAAAATAAAAAAAGAAAGCCGACTGTTGGTGCAGTCGGCTCTCGTTAACAAATTTTCTTGATGTCCAGTATTTAGCCCCTGGAGGTGGCTTTTTATGTCTAATTTTAACACAAATCCTACTGAACGTCTTCAAGAGTTCAATAAATGTTTAGCCAATGTCAAAGAGCTTGCTGGTGGTCCTATTGGCTTAGAACGCCTAGATCGCCTAATGCAGTTCAGTGGGATTGACAATGTATCCTCTAGTGCACCAGCACTGACAGTTTCGGAAATTTTAAGCGAA
It includes:
- a CDS encoding DUF2459 domain-containing protein; protein product: MVILLLIGYFTPVVNCHTTNEKCQFPVCIIDDGMHINIVLLANNNIVDWGKFINISTIGKDDKGNYKHLTFGWGDRDFYIQTPTLAELNLITAFKALFLPTPSTILVQGFSEIPQNQETKCVEVTQTDYLQLTQFIQKTFQVNSQNEPIRIANGHSSNSGFYAANGNYSILKTCNNWVAEALRKANVDTPLWAGLSSAVMLHFQRTCECSLRDEKTLLHNYSGGIVK
- a CDS encoding PRC-barrel domain-containing protein, whose product is MNTQRSMIKLSQLMNLLVLDRRTAEELGRVEQLWLNVQTHQVIGLTCKSGILGSNKQGVIWQQIESFGEHSIVVNINRDEFSNPEKPDEVYSLIGHEVWTDTGSKVGKLVDYLIVPETGAIVNYLFSSSGWKGILNGLYILPISKIQSIGSKRLIVEEATFQEPQFYSEGLNQKVGQFKELLKTDLEETKRHLDSLAKGAQSIAEQAKDKAKELGDRAKEQISESQVKSENPSLPEAPEIIEIKAELVREDSEEKGKG
- a CDS encoding GNAT family N-acetyltransferase — its product is MEWIFCSIDDDTVNRDNFDCGVPELNEYLKKYARQNDRRGIAKTFVAISEGENKDVAGYYSVGMAEIKRESLPANYQRGIPRYPVPSMRLTRLAVAVTMQGKGLGGELLIECFRKAVRLSSEVGIFAVIVDAKNQPAKEFYLKYGFIPLEDNELSLFIPIATITKVLKIAP
- a CDS encoding DUF1778 domain-containing protein: MSTPIQNNQTTTIEITLTQEQKETLEKAAAISSQTLNEYLLAAALQLAEEIPLQPEAIVLSEKDWEIFTSALENPPEPNEVLKAAIKKHQEKYGNW
- a CDS encoding helix-turn-helix domain-containing protein, translated to MNTVQNRSSQMIRVHADLDLYGLSPYEFRLYAHIARRGECFASLETTAKICKMSVRKAQYALKTLEKLGLVQKTVRKGKTDIYELTPRKCWKDPEYDINLEAERNKVKASFAKSRASISRTINNENNEEEPEF